From Cotesia glomerata isolate CgM1 linkage group LG2, MPM_Cglom_v2.3, whole genome shotgun sequence, a single genomic window includes:
- the LOC123258565 gene encoding piggyBac transposable element-derived protein 4-like yields the protein MRAFFGLLYYSGLLNLSHVDIHDLWKPNGLSPEYFRAVMRENRFRLLLRALRFDNSLTRIERKKTDKLAPIREIWDHFNKSCLKYYSSGVNVIIDEMIAAFRGRCSFKQYIPSKPDRYGLKIFGMVDTESFYTSNMELYVGKQLSEEYQVSNKPFDVVQRVCHSILNTGRNITMDNWFSSLPLVIDLLEKHKITVVATLRKNKPQIPPGFVTVKKRDPCSSLFAFYRNITMVSYISQSKKKKLYNFDFIYAQIECHRRRD from the coding sequence ATGAGAGCTTTTTTTGGATTATTATATTACTCAGGACTTCTTAACTTGTCCCATGTCGACATCCATGATTTATGGAAACCTAATGGATTGTCACCGGAATATTTTAGAGCTGTGATGAGAGAAAATCGTTTTAGACTACTGCTTCGTGCTTTAAGGTTTGATAATTCTTTAACTcgaattgaaagaaaaaaaaccgatAAGTTGGCTCCAATTAGAGAAATCTGggatcattttaataaaagttgttTGAAGTATTATTCCTCTGGAGTAAACGTAATCATTGACGAAATGATTGCTGCTTTCAGGGGTCGTTGTAGCTTCAAGCAGTACATTCCATCTAAGCCTGATCGCTATGGCTTAAAGATTTTTGGAATGGTGGATACTGAATCATTTTATACATCTAATATGGAACTTTACGTTGGCAAGCAGCTTTCAGAAGAATATCAAGTGAGTAACAAGCCGTTTGATGTGGTTCAAAGAGTTTGTCACTCGATTTTGAATACCGGACGTAATATTACGATGGACAACTGGTTTTCATCACTTCCTCTCGTTATTGATCTTCTCGAAAAGCACAAAATCACAGTGGTTGCAACGTTAAGAAAAAACAAGCCTCAAATACCTCCTGGGTTTGTGACTGTTAAAAAACGTGATCCTTGTTCGTCATTATTTGCTTTTTACCGCAATATAACAATGGTATCATACATTTctcaaagcaaaaaaaaaaaattgtacaattTTGATTTCATCTATGCACAGATCGAATGCCATAGACGAAGAGactga